One window from the genome of Terriglobales bacterium encodes:
- a CDS encoding PilZ domain-containing protein translates to MTRSDERRRFERVGIPASARIHLQTTSGKEIGPVTVLGRGGLMVDTQESFELGKKIELRIMDEAEGIHRKITMVPRYRQGQGVGFEFHHLDADAAVEIGVMIGKYYSHESRK, encoded by the coding sequence ATGACACGCAGCGATGAGCGACGCAGGTTCGAGCGAGTCGGCATTCCGGCCAGCGCACGGATCCATCTGCAGACGACCTCGGGCAAGGAGATCGGGCCCGTCACCGTGCTGGGGCGCGGCGGCCTGATGGTCGATACCCAGGAGAGCTTCGAACTGGGGAAGAAGATCGAGTTGCGGATCATGGACGAGGCCGAGGGCATCCACCGCAAGATCACAATGGTCCCCCGCTACCGCCAGGGGCAGGGCGTCGGCTTCGAGTTCCATCACCTCGACGCCGACGCCGCGGTGGAGATCGGGGTCATGATCGGCAAGTACTACAGCCACGAGTCCCGGAAGTAA
- a CDS encoding MqnA/MqnD/SBP family protein → MPRGSVSDKAREVTIAHSPDSDDAFMFYAMATNKVRVKGLKFAHTLCDIETLNRRAMDEGHFDVTAVSFHAYPYIQERYALLPCGGSVGEGYGPMVVSSRVLNLDEVKQVTVAVPGRLTTAFLALRLFAPTIETEVVPFDQIIPQVLEGKYDAGLIIHEGQLTYDKAGLHRVLDLGKWWRDMTGLPLPLGGNAIRRDLGPELIASVTQALRDSIQYALEHRPAALEYAMQFARDLDSHSADKFVGMYVNERTLDYGPEGREAVRRLLDMGHAAGIIPHKPKVEFVG, encoded by the coding sequence ATGCCCCGTGGTTCCGTCTCCGACAAGGCCCGTGAGGTCACCATCGCGCACAGCCCCGACTCCGACGACGCCTTCATGTTCTACGCCATGGCCACCAACAAGGTGCGCGTCAAGGGACTGAAATTCGCGCACACGCTCTGTGACATCGAGACCCTGAACCGCCGCGCCATGGACGAGGGGCACTTCGACGTCACCGCCGTCTCCTTCCATGCTTATCCCTACATCCAGGAGCGATACGCGCTGTTGCCTTGCGGGGGCAGCGTGGGCGAGGGGTACGGGCCTATGGTGGTTTCATCCCGCGTGCTCAACCTCGACGAGGTGAAGCAGGTCACGGTCGCGGTCCCCGGCAGGCTGACCACCGCTTTCCTGGCGCTGAGACTGTTCGCCCCGACCATCGAGACCGAGGTCGTGCCCTTCGATCAGATCATTCCCCAGGTGCTGGAGGGCAAGTACGACGCCGGGCTCATCATCCACGAAGGCCAGTTGACCTACGATAAAGCCGGGCTCCATCGCGTCCTTGATTTGGGCAAGTGGTGGCGCGACATGACCGGCCTGCCGCTGCCCCTGGGCGGGAACGCCATCCGCCGCGACCTCGGCCCGGAGTTGATCGCGAGCGTCACCCAGGCCCTGCGCGACAGCATCCAGTACGCCCTCGAGCACCGCCCGGCGGCGCTGGAGTACGCCATGCAGTTCGCCCGCGACCTCGATAGCCACTCCGCCGACAAGTTCGTCGGCATGTACGTCAACGAGCGCACCCTCGACTACGGTCCCGAGGGCCGCGAAGCGGTGCGTCGGCTCCTCGACATGGGACACGCCGCCGGCATCATCCCCCATAAGCCAAAAGTCGAATTCGTCGGCTGA
- a CDS encoding biotin transporter BioY, giving the protein MSKSLTQTVSRIESWWIQLALVVGASFFVALCARITLPLPFTPVPLTVQNFGVLLVALALGSKRGFAAMALYLAEGASGMPVFNPAGAGGVAQLLGPTGGYLLAYPVVAFVTGLIAERGVRSFARYAVAAVAGELVLFAGGLSWLLVLSHGSWKLAAQFGLYPFVFAEVAKVMAAAGAAARVPRLEAK; this is encoded by the coding sequence ATGTCCAAGTCCCTGACCCAGACCGTCAGCCGCATCGAAAGCTGGTGGATCCAACTCGCGCTGGTGGTGGGCGCCAGCTTCTTCGTCGCCCTCTGCGCCCGCATCACCCTGCCACTTCCCTTCACGCCCGTGCCCCTGACGGTGCAGAACTTCGGCGTGCTGCTGGTAGCGCTGGCGCTGGGCAGCAAGCGGGGATTCGCCGCCATGGCCCTGTATCTGGCGGAAGGCGCGTCGGGCATGCCGGTCTTCAACCCTGCCGGCGCCGGCGGCGTGGCCCAGTTGCTCGGCCCGACCGGCGGGTATCTTCTGGCCTATCCCGTGGTCGCGTTCGTGACCGGCCTCATCGCCGAGCGCGGCGTCAGGAGTTTCGCCCGCTATGCTGTCGCCGCGGTCGCGGGAGAACTGGTGCTGTTCGCTGGTGGCCTGAGCTGGTTGCTCGTCCTGTCGCACGGGTCCTGGAAGCTGGCAGCGCAGTTCGGGCTGTACCCGTTCGTATTCGCCGAAGTGGCCAAGGTGATGGCCGCCGCAGGCGCAGCCGCGAGAGTGCCGCGTCTGGAAGCCAAGTGA